cacctagagcgcatgtctttggacttgagggggaaacaggagcactcagaggaaacccacatgaacacagggagaacatgtcaactccagacagaaatgacaactgacccagccggggctcgaaccagcaaccttcttgcagtgaggtgacatcACTACAGATATACAGCCAAAATCCTGCAAGATTTGTGTTTGTTAGGGTATATTCTTTATTCTATTACTGTTAAAAACAAGTGTCACAATTCTAAAGTCAATAAAATGTAAGTCAACGTCTAGCCCTTGTTGACCGCTTTAAAATATGATGTAGATAAAGAAGTGATCAGTTtataaagtttttgcatttcctGTCGCTGCTTTAAACATCCTCAATGGGGTCTTGTGAATGTGGCTGTGCTCTTTTTCCCAGACATATGAGCTCTGTGGTAACGGTCGTAGGAAGGCAACGCACGCCAGCTTGATAATTTGCCTTGTCTGCTAAACTTCTGTGGTAACGTTTTCACAGGAAGTCATCAAACTCTGGCAGTGCAAGCTCATGATGGTGAAAAACAAAActtgagattttaaaaaaaaagaacatttgaaCAGTTTATTTCAGGTTTCACTTTACAAATACACGGAAAAAAAGAAATTGtagagaaaacatttaaaaaacaaggcAACTTGATGCAGTTAGAACATTGAGTTGTCTCAACAACTGTTTTTTAGTTCTTCtcagtaacaatattttgttcagctaacGTTAACATAATTTTGAATttttgaactaatactgttgtcgatcagcaccacctgctggactgatcatttaaaaaatgcattctaATGgcaaacaactgctgtgaggcatttaaatcggcacaagatgccgtctgaaatcaacattttctctttctttcaaatatataaccaaaaaaaaagtccctttaaggcaagtcatttcactcggcggccatattTGAAACGCCTCtagggcagtatgctcaggcattctgtctgaatagggaaacatcaaattctccaaaaccgtttgccaagcttacgattgaaaTTCATTTTAGGAATCACGAGtgaaattaaacaacagctgtctctttagtttcatttctaaacgtccaaatcacacaaaatctgcagaaactcacgtctggttcgAGCCCCTCCACTGGAATATTGTCagtctatccgcttgttaagtgctGATGTGTTGGtcacgtatggaatactgtttcagGGTCCAAGtggctactcatttgaattgggaAAATGTtcgtttatgatcactttttagtcatatcacttatgaaataaagtgaattttatataaagtcatagtgtacacaacaatctctgggcttgctgcatcacaaataccaaaattttaacaattaattaaaaaatgaatcactttctgtccatcggatattaggcatatatatatatatatatatatatatatatatatatatatatatatatatatatatatatagcgatcgtgattttcgaaagtattacagcgctttgtaaatatttattattaccatttcatgagtctcTCCATTCAGTTTGCAAGAGCGCTTGAACCCGGAAGCGgcttcacgtgacgtcacacttaacaagcggatagcaaTCACTGATTggttcctgtactagaaggcgggctttattcaccatttagcgatcgatgattggctcctgttctaATATCTATAAACATTTTTTGGCTGCTGCATAGAGGGCGCCATAGCAACCAAAGTCTttcggtagaatgtttagaacttccgtttacagcatttacaacagGTAATttggtttcaatagcgttttgagtggattacggagtatttttgtgacacacaacatTGAAAGGTgcgtgttaaagccgttataatctgtcagatgtagtTCAAGCGCAaaagaaaaacgttctcctagttcacctgtctgccgtcagaaatattGTGTGCGTTCCCGAAATCGCTTTACAATACAgacgaacacacacacgcacgcacgcaatacttcactgcattacaGACCAAACCATGTTACTGGCACAAAACTTAATGGGTATGTAAGTCATGcagtttacaaaaatgaccaataaaagtctgttactgatactctgctggctgatctgcatgttgattctaatcgggagccgtttatgtttcatttacttagtttgtgttgtgtagtatttaccagggtttgtgtttttctgtcatttcaaaatgtcactttattttcactttgtgacacatttaataaatgtgctagtgggacagtacagtaggctacatgtctgtgtcaaacattttggtgaattaaatTTGTtcgggttggttatatatttgaaagacaGAGAAAATGTTGATTTCAGACCGCATCTTGTGCCGATTTAAACGGCAGAAGATGCAGTCTGACAACAAGGgaaaaatgcctcacagcagttgttttccatcctattagaatgcatttttaaatgatcagtccagcaGGTGGTCAGTCCAGCACTAATGCAACAGTATTAATTCAAAGACATTAAAAGCTAATAAAATAGATTAacactatcgtttcaaagctgtccaaatgtgactgtttacttGTTACGCATCAGCTGCATAGGGAAAGGTGAATAGGGAAATCAGATCCgatcccagctagcaaaattcatgtggctcaaattcagtccacaccagacacttacatctggcccacatactGCACGGAATGATGGTACTTGggtggtccgctcctgtttgtcagatctgggccacaattaaaccatagcaatatcacatatcagccagaattcaacccaATGAATCAGAACTGACCCTAATCTgtgccacagtttgcttttattcaggCTCAGacccggcccacaccagacacttacatccggacCACATACttaatggaatgatggctctatgATGGTCCATTCCTGTTTGTCATATCTGGGCCACAAATTAGCTATATGTTACAATCCATATCTGCCATGTCAAAAAGCTATGGTTTGACCCCTATAATTATTAAATGGTCACTATACTTTGTCTTTACCAAAAGTGACCTATCATATGTTTTAGGATAACAGTACCATACTTGCTACATCTTACCTCAGCTGCTTTGAGCTAACTTGCTAACTTGAGCTGATTTGCCAAACGGGGTCGACATATgtttttaagataactgggccacatttgctatatcttctctgggccacttcaggctcaaagccacattagccagagcttactgtgctgaatatttgccaaaagtggcccacatttgttttaggataactagGCCACATTTCCCATATCGTCTCTGTGCCATTATAAGCTCAAATCCACATcagtcagagcttactgtgccgaatattcacCAAAATTGGCCcaaatatgttttaagataaccgggccacattttccatatcttctctgggccactttaggctcacagccacattagccagagtttactgtgccgaatatttactaaaagtggtccacatatgttttaagataactgggccacatttgctatatcttctctgggccactttaggctcacagccgcaTTAGCCAGAGCGTACACTAcctaatatttgccaaaagtggcccacatatgtcttaagataaactgggccacatttgcacctacacatgtgagccactttggGTTTAGACACAGATTACCCTTAAATTACTATGCCACATTTtcgccaactgtggcccacatttggtcttttgggccaaatttaccattttccacTTGGGCTCACATTCAGGTTACATTTTgtcataagtgccaaatctttgccttaaatgatccatatatgaattggaatctttggcccccttttgccattgtacaggcgggccacttcaggctcacatttatTTTGTCTGAGCTGAAGAAAGACCACCAGTgtcgcataactgcctaaagtagCCCACATTTGTATACTATCTGGGATGCTCTTTTACAGTGAATAAACATTTCGCAATAATGCAGAATACATCCAAATGTAAAACAGTCAAGCTTTACGTGTGTACTTAAGTCAGTAAAAATAGTTTGTACACTCGGTAAAGTGACAGAAAGCCGCTCATCACCTCCCGCGCATTACAGAGGTTTGTAGGAGCTCAAAGATCCACAACCTCAAGCAAGGATGAGGAATAAGAGTGCAGAGACATTAAAAAAACAGCACCCTATGGCATAGGAGCCTTGCGCGCGGAATACAGACAACAAGTGTGCTGAGAAACCACCGAGGCTGTTGTTGTGAGATGTTTTTGAGCGATAGGGGCCTACGAGCGATAGTGTGGTTTGGTAGAGGAGGGGGAAGGGGCTCTTACAATGCAACTCAAAGATCTTGACGCTCCTCTGAGCACCGACTTTGCATTCCTTCAATGGTGTCCTTCCGCCATGTGGAGACTTACCAACAGCTTTGGTAATTGGCACCAACCCGAAGGAAAAGATGTCTCACTGTTTCTGCGAAAAACACAAATGACTGGGCTAAACGGCGCATGCTTTCTCCCCTTTCTCCCCACCTCGTTTTCTCGTTCTCACATGACGATCGCTGAGCTACGGTGTGTTAACCGCAGTTTAATCGCCCACGGACGCATTCGAAAGCAAGGCTGAAAACCCTCCTCTTGCTCTCACTGATGCTGCGCCATCCTACTCTCTCAAAATCTCTTCAGTGCGTGGGACCTTTCTGCGTTTTAACACCTTTTTTTATTAGCTTCTTATATAACTTGTTCTGGCTGAAGCATTATGTGTCAGTAAGTTGAAGGTCAAAAGTTAAGTTTTAACAGAAGTAACAGAAGTGAAAACTGATAATATTGTATTCtcttctgaagtttttttttttttttttaacattttaggtTTTTATTGGAGGGATAGTTCttacaaatgtacatttaattactatttactcaccctcaagtgtttttTCAATGTGTTTCTTCCTTCTTTTGAACAAAAAAGCAGTTATTTTGATGAATGTTAAACGCCTGTAATCATTCCATGGTAAGAAACACCATGAGtagatgatgacaaaattttcagttttgtctgaattattcatttaatttagtttgattttatttttaaaagattggGCTGAACTAATTGAAAATGAGAAATATCTCCTTGGCAATTagcttaaattaaatttaaataataatgttttcatatgttttctttaatttcagataacatttattttaggtaacATGTTAATACCCCTACAATGTAAAACCCCACAGTcatctttatcaaatgaaatgagtttagttgaccttaaaatgtactgaaatttaattctactcatttgaaaagagttttgaagtcagtgttaaaggtaatgagttaattaaatacctcataacttcaacttaaatggagtaagttcacagtactcatataaattCGTTTTTAACTCAAagggtttgtagcaatcagttttcttaaacggtttgagttgcctaaacttattgggttttacagtactcagttagtttgagttctcttaatgtattgggttttactgtgctcaaattgcttcgtttactcaaatggattaagttcacagcactcattaggattagtttttgaacttaaatagtttgttgcaatcgagttcctcaaatggtttaagttatcttaactttttgggttttacagtgtacagttattttaaataatttatattttatttttccaacTGTTAagatcatgtatataaaaatatataaaaaaggtgATTTTCAAGCATTTTACATAGTTATCTTGCCATGAattagccataagttgctgaagtgacaataattaaataaatacaaatcttttTACATAATACAATTGGACAAACTTTTGCACTAGAACTTATCTATACACTGATCTATACATCTATATAAGAAATgcatgatcaattagtcatgatagcatgtttttatttcattgtaacttattaaactaagtattgttctaaactaaattaatagtttaattaataatgttctaacttaattttataagttatgcaagctgttttaagtcagtttaacataatatgagTCCAATGGACTcataaattaatttgaaataagatcgtatttatttttgttaaagttttaagAACTTTGTTGCATATTATTTATTGTCTATTGTTTGCATTGGAGggatagttcatacaaaaatataaatttggaaaaaaaaaatgccaaaaatagttttagtttgatttatttttaaaagattggGCTGAAgtaattgaaaatgaaaaatatctcCTTGGCAATTagcttaaaataaatttaaatatacattttatcatatgttttctttaatttcagataacatttattttaagtaacgaTTTAATAGCCCTacacttatttttaattgtttatattttattattccatTTATTAAGTACATGTCAAATATATAAAAAcgtgatttttaatcattttacgtagttatcttgccatgaaatagccatacgttgctgatgtggcaaaaaataatacactatacactgtaaaaacaattatatgatcaattagtcatgatagcatgtttttatttcattgtacactgtaaaaaaaaatccatagttttacagtttattttatatttatctatattaaaaaatgtaaaataacggtcattaaattacagaaatttaccgcaaaataacagacattaaattacagaaatatcctTAAATTTAAGTTTCTGGTAaatctctgtaattcaacctctgttattttacagtaaatttctgtaattcaacttctgttattttacagtaaatttctgtaatttcacggccgttattttatgttgttttaccGCATGCCAGCTGCCAGAAATAAAtcgtaaaattacggatttttttacagtgtaacttattaaactaagttaatcatgctcTAACttcattttataagttacacaagctgttttagaTCAGTTTATCATAATATAGGTTCAATTGagtcataaagttaatttgattcaacttaaaaatttaaggcaaccaggattttttacagtgtgcttttaCCTATTGTAGTTATAGCATTATGTCAGTATATGAAtagtcaattttttttatgttgagcTGAACATTTGGACTTGGTAAATTTGACAAAAAATCCTTAACCTTAGATGAGAGGTTTCAGTGTTAATACTGAAAATAAACTGGTAACAAATGACCTTTGTCCTCGTTTGAAGCAGAAGATGTGACTACTCTACTGATAACCCGATTAAACCACATGTTTTCTGCCAGATTCAAAACAGCAAGCTGATTTTACTGCCACACCACATCCATTTATGTGGTTATTCGATGGGTCAAAAAATGAATTATGGACTATTATCGGTTGTAAAGACCTTTCTTTGCTACTTTACAGAAAGTTTGCCAGATTACCAAGTTTTGCCAGATGTAGAGTCATAGGATATTGCTCATAGAGTCCTGCAATTTTTGCATATGTGAAATCCTTTTAAGTTTGGAAACTACTTGAATCACATCTTCCTTTTTATCATTTGACTGTTGTATTACAATAAAAGGAATCAATGCTCTCTGCATACAGGATATATGCAGATAAACAGCTGAGTAACCACAGTCTCTCCACAACACAATCACACCAAAATAGACAACACTAATATTGTTGAGTATCTTCAAGACTTGAAAGAATTTAAATTTTCAGTAGGTCTTGCGTAATGAAATCCACACATGTTTATGGCAGGATTCATTCAAATGACTTTTAAAATCAAACCTTTGTGTCAGTCTGTGTTAGTGATTAATCCAGtgtcatgtacactgtaaaaattgcacacaatttcttcatgttgtcacaacacaaatcgtttaagttaacttaaactttttcacaaatttaagtggattgaacataaaacaattaagttgtttatCAAACTTAACAAttgggttgtttcaactcatattaaaatcatatcaaaagtcattttgagtgtagtttgtatagtttgtttACAGTACAGGTAGCAGTTCAGACCGACGATCTGTCGGCctcatttttttgcataaaaccaTTCTCGGAGGCGACAGGAAGTGGGTTGTAATAGGTTACcacttgtttttgctttttagACTAGAGGTTCATGCTGAGAGGGGACTTTTTTGCTTCATATTTACCTGTACTTTTTGCATATAGTCTGAAGACAATactttaaaacatgattaaagtgGAAAAAACACTGCAAATCATGGTCATTACATCTTAGATAACATCAAAGTAAAAGGAATGGTTATGAAGGCTTTTTGTGCATTAATCTAAATCAAACTGAATCCTCTTCTTAGTCCCCCCATCCTTTACGTGTCATTTTGTAAATTGAGGAAGTATTGCGTGTATTTACTTGGAAGCTGTTTTTCTAAGCCAGTAGTTTCATTCTAACTACTGAAATGGTCATAACGTATTTTTGTCTCAACCACAACCTGCTTTGGTCTTCCATGGTCTGACCTAAATAAAGTGCTGACAATTTTTTTCAAAGCTTGACGAAGCTGCTATAGTAGAGCAGATGTTGTGTATGGTACAGTGCGGTGTTCCTCACCTGGTGGATGGCAGCTCAAAATTATGTTGCAGGTTTGTTATGCTTGCAGACAGCAGCCAGAAAAATAAGTCAACCAATTATTTACAAGATATTTCTATTGTTGTTATCATAAAAGCCTATTTCTGGAATCTGTTATTTTAGAcaactttgtattttatttgatttcattttgggtaatttgcatatttttaatgctttttcaaAATTGCAAATTTGACTTGACTCAACTTGTGTTGAGTTTATGTTCATTTCACATGAGCTTTATTTTTGATCTTGTACACATAGGTGTTTACCTGCTTTTCTGCATTAAAGGCATCATGAGATGAGAAATCAGTTTTCTCTTGATCTTTTGACACATAAGAATCATCATGTTATAAAAACATCTTGCAGATTTCCTTGTTACTCCAAAAGCAGCTTTCGtaaatttacactgtaaaaaaacacaaagtaatcaattaaattacattttaagttgaaacaaattaaccttatgagtccattgaacttatattctattaacctgacttaaaacagcttataaaattaagttcgAACACGATTAACTTAGTTTAGTACCCTTCAATAAACTAAAAATCAATGTTGTCATGActatcatataatttttttacagtgtaagcttCCAAAATGGCTAATTTCAGATTTTGTTGTTCATTATTTATGCAAAACTGTTGAGTGCTGTGCTGAGTAACATGTCTGAATTCGTTGTACCTAGATGACTTAACACTTACACAGAGATTGTTTGCATTCAATAAACATTTTGTTCCACGGGAAAGGATTTGTGAATGAATGTCATGTAAAGGAACTAGTAGTTCCACAACATTTCTCTGGCCCAGAGCTGGCCCACACATTCAGATTATGCTTGGCCCAGatgccacagtgaattacggtacatgattgaaccaagtctggcttccatataaagaccaaacatggaccatatctgggccaagtctcagccaagttagtAACACATAATTGGGCCTGAACTGGATCAGATATGTTattgtgtcacgactgcaatgaaattaataaacccatgaagcatttcgcTTTTTTCTCAAAGCGATTTGATtggttgaatttttttctttactcaaaaataatataaatgtattttaaaagtgggtcaagataggccaaatgAGTTTGGCCCACATATTCAACATCTGGGTCAAACACTACATTTGATAACAGGCCCAAGTCTTATGTGCCGCCTTAAAGgcgtgccacctctgccaaacccgggcTCTGTTTGGCCCACAtactgtatgccagtgccggacaaacgcctgctgtgccagctttatgctaaatctgggccagaattgtTGCTTCCTGGGGTGTTAATGACAAAATGGCGTATTTACATcagaatttcattcatttaacagATATTCATgctatataacacacacacacacacacacacacacacactcacacacacacacgcacacacttttcTAACACACTTTTTCTAAGTCGTAAAGTGAGTTCAAATTCAAGACGTTTATGCCATGATATGCAATATAGCTTACGCCTTGAACCATATTAGAAAATGTTGTATAGACATACTTATATTTTCATAGCATAAATAGGCTATTATTTAGATTACACAGTAgactatttattaatatatatatatatatatatatatatatatatatatatatatatatatatatatatatatatatatatatatatatatatatataattttatttatattatttattttacacaaataTTTCAATGACTTTGATAGAAGGCTCCTGTAAACATCGTTCCTGTGACATTTTTGTAGCTTGTCCTGTTTGTTATTTTTTCGTAATGTGCAGTTCAGTTAAGTCACATATGAAAGATATTTCTCCCATACAGAAACTTTATGTAACAAACTAAACCAAAGCAAGCACATTAGCAAAACGAGCATGAGAAACATACATCAGCGTGACAAGAACTACCTAAAACCTTGGAAATGATCTTTCAGAAACATATATTTGGACTTTTAATTTGCATAACTTATCTATCAGATTGATTTATGTTTAAGTTCGACTCATGTCTAATTTTTTTAACCTATACTACATCCACCACCAGGGGGTGACTTGGTTTTGACTTCAGAAAAGCAGTGTGAGGCACAGTTggggttcacacacacacacacacacgcactctctctctctctctctctctctctctctctctctctctctctctctctctccctctttcgaAAGTTTCACAGTAAGTGTTGTGAGCTGTAAGTTGTCAGTAAACGCGTGTGTGAGTAATGAAGACGTCTCTCTTGAGTGATCTGTGTCTGTTCTGCTGCTGGATGAGAGATGGCGGGACTTTTGTGGATTATCTTTGTTGTTTTCTGTCCTTTGGGCCTGTCTGAAAGTGGAGATGGCGGTAAGTTCAGATTTAACGCTTTATATAATACACTCAGAAGGCAAAGATTATTATTGCGTTcactttttaaatgattcatttgattagtctatatatctatatagtcAAATCACTGCCTTGTGACATAAATGTAGCTAGACTTTGTGTAGTGATATATGATTATAATGATAAACAGATCTATGCGTTTGGTGTGTGTGGGGTGGGGGAGTCCTGGGGGGTTGCAGACATTTTAATAGTGGGTGGACAGCTGTAAAGAGCCGTCCACCCAGTTTTAAAATGTCTGAGATCCAAATGTTTactttcatataattattaatcacctgtttctaaatggtctgtttcTAAAaatgagggggacgtatcccctaTCCCCCGGGTTGCTACGCTCCTGGGGAGTCCAGTAATTATCAAAGGGGTAGATGACCCATGGCCATAAGCGACTATTTACATACCATCTATTCACTCTCATGGGATTCCAAACCAATGTGAGGTTTCTTCATCTacatattttgaggaatgttggaaatctgttgCCACTGAAATCCACAGAAGGAAAAACAATGTAATTTGAAACAATGGCTGCCAGgattttcaaaatatgtttttttgttcatttttcatcAACTTTCCCTTCATGCTGACACACAATATAATGCATGAAGACTTAAGAGGTACTAGAGGTTTTCTCCTATTGATTCGTTTAGATTTGCCTGACAAAGAAGTGACCTGCACATCCATTATGACTCTTATGCAGAATAACCTTACCTGTTTTTTAACGATGAACCCATTGAGGAGGTCATATTCGCAACACTCTGGTACTTCTTTACACATATTTATAAATGGTCGAGTAATCTGTTGGTAATTGAATAATTCAACTTTTGTGAATGTGAATTTATGTGAATAAGTGTTTGCTCTAACACTGAACTTTGTTCTATTTAGCAAAATGAAAGAGAAGCGTAAGTGTACGAACGCAACTCTAGGaccaaaatatttttcttttgagAATTTAGAAATAATAGTGAAATATGAGCTGCAAGTACACTTAAGAGACGGCATTATTGAAAAGGAAATTGACCTGACAAAAATTGgcaagtatctatctatctatctatctatctgtctatctatctatctatctatctatctatctatctatctatctatctatctatctatctatctatctatctatctatctatctatctatctatctatctatctatctatctatctatctatctatctatttttttgaCTCTGCTACTGTCTAATCTGTCTTTGTCTTTGCAGTCAAAATTCCAGCTCCTGAATTAAAAAGTGCCACTTTTTTGAAAGACACGGATGAAATTTTCATATGGTTTGAACACCATCATGATTATGTTCGTGAATGTCAGTTCCAAGTGGAGATCCGGGGTGAACATGAGGtgtttctcacaatagtttgaccACTTGACCTTTCTTTAAAATTAAGATGGAATCATTTCTTTTTAACAACTAAACGTCCCGTTTCTGTTTTGCAGCCCATCAGTTTACTCGTTGACTATAGGAACATCAGTATGAGCAGAGACAGACTTGGTGGAGATGGTGTTTACAGTACACGTGTCAGAGCAAAACCTATAAACTATTTTGCCGGTGACTGGAGTGAGTGGAGTTCAGATGACAATTTCACTATAAAAAGTAAGTGGGGATCATGGTTTGGAGGTCAAATGTTGGTTACATGAGAGAATACATGAATATTAAATTAATCAGTGGGGTTATGAGTCGGTGGTGTATAAAGGGCTTTAAACCC
The sequence above is drawn from the Danio aesculapii chromosome 21, fDanAes4.1, whole genome shotgun sequence genome and encodes:
- the il7r gene encoding LOW QUALITY PROTEIN: interleukin-7 receptor subunit alpha (The sequence of the model RefSeq protein was modified relative to this genomic sequence to represent the inferred CDS: inserted 4 bases in 4 codons; deleted 2 bases in 1 codon), which translates into the protein MAGLLWIIFVVFCPLGLSESGDGDLPDKEVTCTSIMTLMQNNLTCFXNDEPIEEVIFATLCKMKEKRKCTNATLGPKYFSFENLEIIVKYELQVHLRDGIIEKEIDLTKIVKIPAPELKSATFLKDTDEIFIWFEHHHDYVRECQFQVEIRGEHEPISLLVDYRNISMSRDRLGGDGVYSTRVRAKPINYFAGDWSEWSSDDNFTIKSNKNPSPIQTPQVVTGIVTXILVLIISLIALRWRTQIKNYITPNIPHPKXTLAQMQRAKEGLPFTFSPEIFTDTFIHRVDYVDEKPSELQGKLRYSYSSASVSELDINADERLPREQSHLKIRLLDESDLAKEMENSVSQGLKSPQLECKXEAYVTMSSLFKHNEPDKFL